A single region of the Leptodactylus fuscus isolate aLepFus1 chromosome 5, aLepFus1.hap2, whole genome shotgun sequence genome encodes:
- the LOC142204194 gene encoding protocadherin alpha-4-like, with the protein MLYQRLDYKARSRLIHFFLLQITWDVVLSQLHYIIPEESKHGTFVGRIAQDLGLDIGEINSRMLHIVSRDEKEYFQVIVDKPVQMYRVDVEIEDINDNSPVFPSSVNRLVISEMKPAGSRFPLMVAADPDLGTNSITNYELSASEYFTLDFQKYINQIKSLELVLKKNLDREKQSVHNLTLTAYDGGKPRLSGTTHIIVNVEDFNDNAPVFDQPFYQCSVNENAVEGTLVFKLNATDLDEGRNGEIIYEFSNMVSKVAKEGFILDKFTGEIRVKGKLDFESVKMYEIQVEAIDHGDLQLVGHCKVLVTVVDVNDNPPEMTVTSLSVPVPENSPQGTTVAIISVHDKDSGSNGKVHCYIIEPSPFKVNPAFMSDFSLTVNGPLDREVKDEYEVTITARDEGLPSFSTSKTLKIDISDTNDNAPRFIQPVDTVFIKENNPPGSHIYTASAFDPDIGQNSFITYSIRERTIEGIPLSSYISINPENGKVFALVSFDHEQISYFQCHIKATDAGLQALSSNLTLNIFIEDINDNAPTFTPLHSELTIKAPKSAEPGHLITKVKAVDLDSGYNAWTFYKLKDFGGSGKSPFTIAHQTGEITLKRSFTDSDSDEYRLHVVAQDHGEPVMTAEAQIVVSVVESGEELKFDNQETKVTGDEFSDENIYLVVAICIISSIFLITLIVFTVLRWQKYRDEVNELKENYRICSNTGGSWMYSQHTQYNISSNSVRPKSDLIVFTPNNSQTLGNEEQVNPQGVMSNSYYKILAE; encoded by the exons ATGCTGTATCAGAGACTGGATTATAAAGCAAGGAGCAGGTTGATCCATTTCTTTTTGTTACAAATAACGTGGGATGTGGTCCTGAGTCAGCTGCATTATATCATCCCAGAGGAATCCAAGCATGGCACCTTTGTTGGGAGAATTGCTCAGGATCTTGGACTGGATATAGGTGAGATTAATTCCAGAATGTTACATATTGTCTCTAGAGATGAGAAGGAATATTTCCAG GTTATTGTAGATAAGCCTGTGCAGATGTATCGTGTAGATGTAGAGATAGAAGATATCAATGACAATAGTCCAGTATTTCCCTCAAGTGTGAATAGACTTGTCATATCAGAAATGAAACCAGCTGGATCTCGATTCCCATTGATGGTGGCTGCTGATCCAGATCTTGGAACAAATTCTATCACAAACTATGAGCTCAGTGCAAGTGAATATTTTACATTGGAtttccaaaaatatataaatcagATCAAATCCTTAGAGCTTGTGCTGAAAAAGAATCTAGACAGAGAGAAGCAATCTGTGCACAACCTGACACTGACAGCTTATGATGGAGGCAAACCAAGACTGAGCGGCACTACACATATCATTGTTAATGTGGAGGATTTTAATGATAATGCTCCAGTGTTTGACCAGCCATTTTACCAGTGCAGTGTTAATGAAAATGCTGTGGAAGGAACTTTAGTGTTCAAGCTAAATGCTACTGATCTGGATGAAGGAAGAAATGGAGAAATAATATATGAATTTAGCAACATGGTATCAAAGGTGGCAAAGGAAGGATTTATTCTAGATAAGTTCACAGGAGAAATAAGAGTGAAAGGTAAACTGGATTTTGAATCTGTGAAAATGTATGAAATTCAGGTGGAAGCTATTGATCATGGAGACTTACAGCTTGTGGGACATTGTAAAGTTCTAGTGACTGTTGTAGATGTCAATGACAACCCTCCTGAGATGACGGTGACATCATTATCAGTGCCTGTTCCTGAAAATTCTCCCCAGGGAACAACAGTCGCCATCATCAGTGTCCATGATAAAGATTCTggatcaaatggaaaagttcattGCTATATTATTGAACCTTCACCATTTAAGGTAAATCCAGCTTTCATGAGTGATTTTTCTTTGACTGTGAATGGACCTTTGGATCGAGAGGTGAAAGATGAATATGAAGTTACTATTACTGCAAGAGATGAAGGTTTGCCATCATTTTCTACCTCAAAAACTCTGAAAATTGACATAAGTGACACCAATGACAATGCCCCAAGGTTTATCCAGCCAGTAGACACAGTATTTATTAAGGAGAACAACCCACCAGGGTCTCATATTTATACGGCTTCAGCCTTTGACCCAGATATTGGACAGAATTCTTTCATTACTTACTCAATCCGGGAAAGAACAATTGAGGGGATCCCTTTATCTTCTTACATTTCCATTAATCCAGAGAATGGGAAGGTCTTTGCTTTAGTATCATTTGACCATGAACAGATTTCCTATTTCCAGTGTCACATAAAAGCCACTGATGCCGGCCTACAAGCCCTCAGCTCTAACCTTACTCTGAACATATTCATTGAAGATATTAATGATAATGCTCCGACATTCACCCCACTTCATTCTGAACTAACAATCAAAGCGCCCAAGTCAGCAGAGCCCGGACACCTGATAACTAAAGTAAAGGCCGTGGATCTAGATTCTGGATACAATGCTTGGACGTTTTATAAGTTGAAGGATTTTGGAGGATCTGGAAAATCCCCATTTACCATCGCACATCAGACTGGAGAAATTACTTTAAAGAGGTCATTTACAGATTCAGATAGTGATGAGTACAGATTGCATGTAGTAGCTCAGGATCATGGAGAACCAGTCATGACGGCAGAGGCACAAATTGTGGTATCTGTGGTGGAGTCTGGAGAAGAATTAAAGTTTGATAACCAAGAGACCAAAGTGACTGGTGATGAATTTTCTGATGAAAATATCTACTTGGTTGTTGCAATCTGCATCATATCAAGTATTTTTCTTATTACTCTAATCGTCTTCACTGTTTTACGATGGCAAAAATACAGAGATGAGGTGAATGAGCTGAAAGAAAATTACCGAATCTGCTCCAACACTGGCGGGAGCTGGATGTATTCCCAACACACTCAGTATAACATAAGTTCTAATTCAGTCCGACCAAAAAGTGACTTAATTGTCTTTACACCAAATAACTCTCAGACATTAGGGAATGAAGAGCAAGTCAATCCCCAGGGGGTCATGTCAAACTCCTACTATAAG ATCCTGGCAGAATGA
- the LOC142204193 gene encoding protocadherin alpha-13-like produces the protein MLYQRLDYKARSRLIHFFLLQITWDVVLSQLHYIIPEESKHGTFVGRIAQDLGLDIGEINSRMLHIVSRDEKEYFQVIVDKPVQMYRVDVEIEDINDNSPVFPFSVTRLVVSEMKPAGSRFPLKVAADPDLGTNSITNYELSASEYFALDFQKYINQIKSLELVLKKNLDREKQSVHNLTLTAYDGGKPRLSGTTHIIVNVEDFNDNAPVFDQPFYQCSVNENAVEGTLVFKLNATDLDEGRNGEIIYEFSNMVSEEEKEAFTLDKHTGEIRVKGKLDFESVNMYELQVEAIDNGDFQLVGHCKVLVTVVDVNDNPPEMTVTSLSVPVPENSPQGTTVAIISVHDKDSGSNGKVHCYITEPSPFKVNPAFMSDFSLTLNGPLDREVKDEYEVTITARDEGSPSLSTSKTLKIDISDTNDNAPRFIQPVDTVFIKENNPPGSHIYTASAFDPDIGQNSFITYSIRERTIEGIPLSSYISINPENGKVFALVSFDHEQISYFQCHIKATDAGLQALSSNLTLNIFIEDINDNAPTFTPLHSELTIKAPKSAEPGHLITKVKAVDLDSGYNAWTFYKLKDFGGSGKSPFTIAHQTGEITLKRSFTDSDSDEYRLHVVAQDHGEPVMTAEAQIVVSVVESVEELKFDNQETKVTGDEFSDENIYLVVAICVISSIFLITLIVFTVLRWQKYRDEVNELKENYRICSNTGGSWMYSQHTQYNISSNSVRPKSDLIVFTPNNSQTLGNEEQVNPQGVMSNSFYKWSVRCNSTTVAFVPCVPVII, from the exons ATGCTGTATCAGAGACTGGATTATAAAGCAAGGAGCAGGTTGATCCATTTCTTTTTGTTACAAATAACGTGGGATGTGGTCCTGAGTCAGCTGCATTATATCATCCCGGAGGAATCCAAGCATGGCACCTTTGTTGGGAGAATTGCTCAGGATCTTGGACTGGATATAGGTGAGATTAATTCCAGAATGTTACATATTGTCTCTAGAGATGAGAAGGAATATTTCCAG GTTATTGTAGATAAGCCTGTGCAGATGTATCGTGTAGATGTAGAGATAGAAGATATCAATGACAATAGTCCAGTATTTCCCTTCAGTGTGACTAGACTTGTCGTATCAGAAATGAAACCAGCTGGATCTCGATTCCCATTGAAGGTAGCTGCTGATCCAGATCTTGGAACAAATTCTATCACAAACTATGAGCTCAGTGCAAGTGAATATTTTGCATTGGAtttccaaaaatatataaatcaaaTTAAGTCCTTAGAGCTTGTGCTGAAAAAGAATCTAGACAGAGAGAAGCAATCTGTGCACAACCTGACACTGACAGCTTATGATGGAGGCAAACCAAGACTGAGCGGCACTACACATATCATTGTTAATGTGGAGGATTTTAATGATAATGCTCCAGTGTTTGACCAGCCATTTTACCAGTGCAGTGTTAATGAAAATGCTGTGGAAGGAACTTTAGTGTTCAAGCTAAATGCTACTGATCTGGATGAAGGAAGAAATGGAGAGATAATATATGAATTTAGCAATATGGTGtcagaggaagagaaggaggcttTTACCTTAGACAAACACACAGGAGAAATAAGAGTGAAAGGCAAACTGGATTTTGAATCTGTGAATATGTATGAACTTCAGGTTGAAGCTATTGATAATGGAGATTTTCAGCTTGTGGGACATTGTAAAGTTCTAGTGACTGTTGTAGATGTCAATGACAATCCTCCGGAGATGACGGTGACATCATTATCAGTGCCTGTTCCTGAAAATTCTCCCCAGGGAACAACAGTCGCCATCATCAGTGTCCATGATAAAGATTCTGGATCAAATGGGAAAGTCCATTGCTATATTACTGAACCTTCACCATTTAAGGTAAATCCAGCTTTCATGAGTGATTTTTCTTTGACATTGAATGGACCTTTAGATCGGGAGGTGAAAGATGAATATGAAGTTACTATTACTGCGAGAGATGAAGGTTCTCCATCCCTTTCTACATCAAAAACTCTGAAGATTGACATAAGTGACACCAATGACAATGCTCCAAGGTTTATCCAGCCAGTAGACACAGTGTTTATTAAGGAGAACAACCCACCAGGGTCTCATATTTATACAGCTTCAGCCTTTGACCCGGATATTGGACAGAATTCTTTCATTACTTACTCAATAAGGGAGAGGACAATTGAGGGGATCCCTTTATCTTCTTACATTTCCATTAATCCAGAGAATGGGAAGGTCTTTGCTTTAGTATCATTTGACCATGAACAGATTTCCTATTTCCAATGTCACATAAAAGCCACTGATGCCGGCCTACAAGCCCTCAGCTCTAACCTTACTCTAAACATATTCATTGAAGATATTAATGATAATGCTCCAACATTCACCCCACTTCATTCTGAACTAACCATCAAAGCACCCAAGTCAGCAGAGCCCGGACACCTGATAACTAAAGTAAAGGCCGTGGATTTGGATTCTGGATACAATGCTTGGACGTTTTATAAGTTGAAGGATTTTGGAGGATCTGGAAAATCCCCATTTACCATCGCACATCAGACTGGAGAAATTACTTTAAAGAGGTCATTTACAGATTCAGATAGTGATGAGTACAGATTGCATGTAGTAGCTCAGGATCATGGAGAACCAGTCATGACGGCAGAGGCACAAATTGTGGTATCTGTGGTGGAGTCTGTAGAAGAATTAAAGTTTGATAACCAAGAGACCAAAGTGACTGGTGATGAATTTTCTGATGAAAATATCTACTTGGTTGTTGCAATCTGCGTCATATCAAGTATTTTTCTTATTACTCTAATCGTCTTCACTGTTTTACGATGGCAAAAATACAGAGATGAGGTGAATGAACTGAAAGAAAATTACCGAATCTGCTCCAACACTGGCGGGAGCTGGATGTATTCCCAACACACTCAATATAACATAAGTTCTAATTCAGTCCGACCAAAAAGTGACTTAATTGTCTTTACACCAAATAACTCCCAGACATTAGGGAACGAAGAGCAAGTCAATCCCCAGGGGGTCATGTCAAACTCCTTCTATAAG TGGTCTGTAAGATGCAACTCTACTACGGTTGCCTTTGTACCGTGTGTCCCTGTTATTATCTAA